Proteins from a genomic interval of Harpia harpyja isolate bHarHar1 chromosome 9, bHarHar1 primary haplotype, whole genome shotgun sequence:
- the CHST4 gene encoding carbohydrate sulfotransferase 4 has protein sequence MHSCSCCCLEECVPQQCMCVRVTLLEPGLVALQEDLLRSLATMMKSRRVQAVLILAVLSFLLIHFQFLPCSNNASVEEKPSPVHILILSSWRSGSSFTGQIFSQHPSVFYLMEPAWHVWVKMYQNSAKVLHMAVRDLVRSVFLCDMSVFDAYMSSQKKKSDLFQWETSRALCSPPACDSFSRSDIITAGNCRTICGKYPFSKVEEACKTYSHVAIKEVRFFDLKVLYPLLTDPSLNLKIIHLVRDPRAVFRSRENTMAELKRDSNIVVGSQRTKGEMGPYNTMQVICKSHVEIYKAGSQAIPSFLKDRYLLVRYEDIVRDPLARAAQMYRFAELHFTPELQKWVHNITHGKGQGAQAFDIGSRDALRVSQAWRETLPFQKIEKVQNVCKDAMDLLGYQLVQSEEEQKNMSLDLLFAQNSEE, from the coding sequence GTCCCTTGCAACCATGATGAAATCTAGAAGGGTGCAGGCGGTCCTGATTCTGGCAGTTCTGTCCTTCCTTCTGATCCACTTCCAGTTCCTACCCTGCAGCAACAATGCCTCCGTGGAAGAAAAACCTTCTCCAGTCCACATCCTCATTCTCTCCTCCTGGCGGTCGGGATCTTCCTTCACTGGACAAATCTTCAGCCAGCACCCCAGCGTCTTCTACCTGATGGAGCCCGCATGGCACGTGTGGGTTAAGATGTACCAGAACAGTGCCAAAGTCTTACACATGGCAGTGCGGGACCTAGTCAGGTCGGTCTTTCTGTGTGACATGTCTGTATTTGATGCTTACATGTCTAGCCAGAAGAAGAAGTCtgatttatttcagtgggagACAAGCCGAGCCTTGTGCTCCCCCCCTGCCTGCGACTCATTCAGTCGCAGTGACATAATCACTGCAGGCAATTGCAGAACTATCTGTGGCAAGTACCCATTCAGCAAGGTGGAGGAAGCTTGTAAAACCTACAGCCATGTTGCCATCAAGGAGGTTCGGTTCTTTGACCTGAAAGTTCTCTACCCCCTTCTCACTGATCCATCCCTGAACCTCAAAATCATCCACTTGGTACGTGATCCTCGGGCTGTGTTCAGGTCCCGAGAGAATACAATGGCAGAACTGAAACGTGACAGTAACATTGTTGTGGGGTCCCAGAGGACGAAGGGAGAAATGGGGCCCTACAACACAATGCAAGTAATCTGCAAAAGCCACGTTGAGATTTATAAGGCAGGCAGTCAGGCCATTCCCAGCTTCCTGAAAGACCGCTATCTGCTGGTTCGCTATGAAGACATTGTCAGAGACCCGCTAGCAAGAGCTGCTCAGATGTACAGGTTTGCAGAACTCCATTTCACACCAGAACTTCAGAAGTGGGTGCACAACATCACCCATGGGAAGGGGCAAGGAGCACAGGCCTTTGATATTGGGTCCAGAGATGCACTGAGAGTATCCCAGGCCTGGAGGGAGACCCTTCCCTtccaaaaaatagaaaaagtgcAAAATGTGTGCAAGGATGCGATGGACTTGCTGGGCTACCAGCTCGTTCAGTCCGAAGAAGAGCAAAAAAATATGTCGCTGGATCTTTTGTTTGCCCAGAACTCAGAGGAGTAA